The Virgibacillus sp. SK37 region TCGATATTGATCTATCAAAATACGGTAGTGATTTTCATACTGGAGTAATTGGTACAGCTGATAAAGCAGTAGTAATGTGGAAGGACTATTTGGAACTGAAAGAAAACGAAATAACAATTGCAGATACGGAAGCTGGCGCAATTGCTTACATATGTAAGAAGAATGGTGTTGAATGCATTATTATAAAAGGGATCTCCGATTTCTCGACGGATGAAAGCAGTTCCGATAAATATGAATCGAACATGGCACAAATTAATATTTATGTAGAGAATACCCCTAAAGTTATGAATAAAATATTAAAAGATTATTTAAAGAGATTTATATAACTAATGTTAAAGTTAATTGTTAATGAAGAACATCCTAAATGCTACCTTATTTCATATAAAACGGCATTTTAGTTGCTTGGTAATGTATTGGAATCCGGGCAGATTGGGATAAGAGATTTTAAAATTATCATTGTGGGAGAGGGAAATATGGGCAAACGACAGATAATTTCAATAGTGAGCCTTATAATAAGTGGTATTCTAGCTTTATTTGCATCTTTGTTTTTAGCATCAGGAACTATTGCAGAAAACTATACCGATAAAACCTTCGTTGCACCAGAATTTTTTATAATCCTTGCTATTTGGGGAATAGGTGTTGTTTTCTTTTTCGTCCAGCAATTCAAAGCTCATACGGTTTTTTTCGTCTTATCACTTGTATTTATGTGGTTATCCGTTCCAATAGGATTTCGTATAGGTATATACTGTGCTTTAAAAGCCAAAGGGGAGATTTGAAAGTTCCGTAATTGAACGTGATTCTATAATAAGTAAATGCACTTGTCTTGAAAAAAGGTACATACGATGTATTTGAGATACAATATGAAATTAAGGAGAAAACTATGAGTAAACCATTTATTGAACAAGTACATTATATTCGTATTCCTGTAAGAAATTTAGAACAGTCTGCGCATTGGTACAGAGATGTACTAGGCCTTCAGTTATTAAACATTACAGAGGAACCATTGGCGATTATCAAAGTAAATAAAGGTCCTTTTTTACTTATCTTGGTTCCTACGGATGATGATACCTTTGCACATTTTACAATTGATAATGAAAAAGCATTTAGTATCGGTTTTACTAGTCCAAGATTAACTGAATTTCATCAACACTTAGTTGATAATCAAGTTACAGTCGAGGATATTGAAGAAGATAACGATCATGCCTATTTCCACTTTTATGATCCAAACGGTAATAAGCTTCAAGTACATTGGTGAGATAAAATAAATTACCTTATTTCGTTTTAATACTTTTTAAACTGAGGTGTGTTATGGAGATTAGAAAAGCTAATTTAAACGACGCTTTAGGTGTTGCAAAAGTGCAGGTGGATAGTTGGAAAACTACATATAAAGATATTGTTCCAAATGAGTATTTAGAACAGATGACTTATGAAAACAGAGCGAAAAAGTGGAAGGATATTCTTTCTGGGCAGGATGTATTTGTTGCGGAACATAAGGGTGAAATAATTGGCTTCTCCAATGCCGGTGAGGAAAGAACAGGTAAATATCCTGATTATAAGGGTGAGTTATATGCAATATATATCCTTAAGGAACACCAAGGAAAGGGTATAGGGAAATTATTGCTTAACCCTGTCGTTGATAGATTAAAAGATAAAAATATTTTTTCAATGGCCGTATCCGTATTAGAAGAAAATAAATCAAGACTATTTTATGAGCACCTTGGAGCAAAGAAAATAGATAGGAAAAGGATAGAGGTTTCAGGTAAGTGGTTATATGAGCTTGTTTATGGTTGGAAAGATATAAAAGAAATAAAATAATAATCCTTTCATTCTCGCTGCCACAAGTATATATCTGCGATTCTTGCGTATTAACAGCATTTTATTATATTTGATCAAAAATAAACAAAAGAAGGTACTATAGTGGAAGTTATTACAGAGAAATTAATATACATAGCCTTATTTATCTTTATTATTCATTCTATTGAAACGCTTGCCTATGCAGTAAGATTATCGGGTGCAAGAGTAAAAATGATTGCTTCGGCATTATCTCTTTTCAATATAATGGTAATGGTTTCGAGATTGGCAAATATGATGCAGCAACCCTTTACTGGTAGCTTAATAGATACTGCGCCAACTAGTAATGCACAGGAATTTGTAGCGACGCAATTTCGTTTTCTTATAGGAGCTTCAACGATTGGAACTATATGTGGAATACTATTGCTACCCACCTTTATAGCCCTGTTTTCAAGGGCAATAATACATTTATCGGAAGAGAAGGGTTCTGTACCATCCTTATTTAAAAGAATTTTTTCCCTACAGTATATTAGGCGTGGAGTGACCCATCTTAACTTACCTAAATTTTCATATCTAAGAGATACGAAGATAAAGGATATTCCAATAAGATTATTTCTAATAAATATGATAATAACAGCAATATACACAATTGGCGTACTGTCAGCATTATATGCTGCTTTATTAGCACCAGAGCGAGCATCCACGGCTATCATGGCTTCAGGTTTAATAAATGGGATGGCAACAATCTTGTTGGTTATTTTCGTTGACCCAAAAGTCTCTGTGGTTGCCGATAACGTTGTTAATCAGAGAGGAAGCTACCAAACATTAAAAAATATTTCCTTAATGATGGTGACATCAAGATTGTTAGGCACATTGTTGGCTCAACTGTTCTTTATCCCTGGAGCAAAATATATTGCTTGGTTTACGCAGTTTATCGTTTAATGCTGGGATATTGAGGGGTC contains the following coding sequences:
- a CDS encoding lipid II flippase Amj family protein, with amino-acid sequence MEVITEKLIYIALFIFIIHSIETLAYAVRLSGARVKMIASALSLFNIMVMVSRLANMMQQPFTGSLIDTAPTSNAQEFVATQFRFLIGASTIGTICGILLLPTFIALFSRAIIHLSEEKGSVPSLFKRIFSLQYIRRGVTHLNLPKFSYLRDTKIKDIPIRLFLINMIITAIYTIGVLSALYAALLAPERASTAIMASGLINGMATILLVIFVDPKVSVVADNVVNQRGSYQTLKNISLMMVTSRLLGTLLAQLFFIPGAKYIAWFTQFIV
- a CDS encoding GNAT family N-acetyltransferase, with the translated sequence MEIRKANLNDALGVAKVQVDSWKTTYKDIVPNEYLEQMTYENRAKKWKDILSGQDVFVAEHKGEIIGFSNAGEERTGKYPDYKGELYAIYILKEHQGKGIGKLLLNPVVDRLKDKNIFSMAVSVLEENKSRLFYEHLGAKKIDRKRIEVSGKWLYELVYGWKDIKEIK
- a CDS encoding VOC family protein — protein: MSKPFIEQVHYIRIPVRNLEQSAHWYRDVLGLQLLNITEEPLAIIKVNKGPFLLILVPTDDDTFAHFTIDNEKAFSIGFTSPRLTEFHQHLVDNQVTVEDIEEDNDHAYFHFYDPNGNKLQVHW